From the genome of bacterium:
CGGATGTAGCACTCCTCGAGCTTGTTCGCGAGGACGGTGTCGAGCATCGCCGCGCGCAGCTCGGCGTGGCTGTAGGGCACCTGCATCCGGTAGATCTTGGCGGACTCGAGCAGCCGGCGGACGTGCTCGTCGAGCCGGAAGACCGCCGGCCCAGCAGGCGTCTTGTAGACCCGGATGCCCTCGAACACGCTGCTGCCGTAGTGCAGCACGTGGCTGAGGACGTGGACCTTGGCGTCTTCCCAGGCCACGAGCTTGCCATTCATCCAGATCGTTTCGGCCTTCTTGACCGGCATCGCCGCCTCCCTTTCCTGCGGGAGCGCGCCTAGAGGCGCGCCAGCGCCCGCTTGATGTAGCCCTCGATTTCGTCCGCCGTGCGCGCGTACTCGGCGGGGCTGCCGCCGATGGGGTCGGTAATGCCTGGCCCCAGCGGCCGCTCCCCCGCCCACTCGCTGAGCAGGACCACGGACTTCCCTGTCGACTCGGGGATCTCGCGCACCGCCAAGCGGTGCTCCTCCTCCATCGCGACGATCAGATCCGCCCACTCGATCTGGGCGCCGTCGATGCGCTGCGACCGGTGTTCGGCGATGTCGACGCCCTTGGCCCGCAGCGCCTGCACGCCGTTCTCGCTGGCGGGCAGATCGCTGCGGGCGCCCACGCCGGCGGAGGCGCAGCTGAGCGGGATGCCTCGCCGGACGGCATGGTGGCGGGCCAGCCCCTCGGCCATGGGGCTGCGGCAGATGTTCCCGGTACAGACGAAGAGAACGCGCAGCAGCTCCATGCCATCCTCTCCGGGCTCAACTCAAGGCGCCCCCATCGCCTGGACGAAAGGGGTTCGCCCCTCCCGCAGCACCTTCGGCGGCTGGCAGCTCAGGTCGACCAGGGTCGAGGGCAGGGCCCCCTCGGCCGCAACCCGGGCCTCCAGGTCGGGGTCGAAAACCACGAGTCCGACATTGTCGCCAAACAACTTAACAATCTCGGCGGCATTGGCAAGGGGCGGCTGGCCGGACAGATTGGCGCTCGAGGAGAGCAGCGGCGCATCCAGGTAGCCCAGGAGCTCGCGCAGGAATGGGGTGTCCGGTAGGCGGAAGGCGACGCGGGGCTCCCCGTCCTCGCCCGGGGTGGTCCACTCGCCGGGGGCGAGCGCCGAGGCGCGCAGGACGAAGCTGATCGGCTGCCCCTGGTGGCGCTCCAGCACGGCCATCTCCTGGGCCGACAGGCGGGCGTAGCGC
Proteins encoded in this window:
- a CDS encoding low molecular weight protein arginine phosphatase, with amino-acid sequence MELLRVLFVCTGNICRSPMAEGLARHHAVRRGIPLSCASAGVGARSDLPASENGVQALRAKGVDIAEHRSQRIDGAQIEWADLIVAMEEEHRLAVREIPESTGKSVVLLSEWAGERPLGPGITDPIGGSPAEYARTADEIEGYIKRALARL
- a CDS encoding L-threonylcarbamoyladenylate synthase — its product is MPPCWPPPSSGSRTIRWRPSWPAIGRNGAEMKEHSISVHEPRACLEAVRTLSVGRVAVLPTDTLYGLHGLATSAGMVERIANLKGYAGGQRAFILLAPGLPCVERYARLSAQEMAVLERHQGQPISFVLRASALAPGEWTTPGEDGEPRVAFRLPDTPFLRELLGYLDAPLLSSSANLSGQPPLANAAEIVKLFGDNVGLVVFDPDLEARVAAEGALPSTLVDLSCQPPKVLREGRTPFVQAMGAP